A region of the Candidatus Chromulinivoraceae bacterium genome:
TGACGTCGATCTTATTCGCGTGCTCAGCACCTTTTTTCTTCATGTTCCAAAAAGGCGATGTATATACTGGAAACTCTTCACAGAATACGACAGGTCCGAAGTCCTTCTGCATCTTACCCTCATGAACATGAGAGAGCTCGTGTACCTTATAGTACTTTTTTAATTCGTCATATTTCTTATAGTAATATGATTTCCTATCACCGAAACCAAGGTATTCGAGCAGTTCGGTCTCAAAGTCCTCAAGGTCTTTGACTGTCCCTTTAAGTTCAAATTCAAACATTGGAAAGATCAGTTTGTGTCGGCCCGGAACAGGATGCTGCTCATTGCGATAACTCGTACTGACACAAAACACACCAGGTAACTTTGGCCGGGTGAGTAGTTCGTACTCGAGCCACATCTGACCTGTTTGGGGCAGGGGCCATACCTGACCCATGTAGTTATACGTCGCAACCGTCTCCGGATCTTCACAGGCGGCTAAGATACTCAGCCTATCCTGAGTGTGAACTTCGCAAAAACCCTTGCTAAGACAGAAGCTACGAAGCTTGTTCGCAACCTTACTAAACGCTTCGCTATCTTCAACACCTCTATAGTTACTGTTCATGTGGCCTCCTTTTTAGGATTATTTTTTTGCATAAAAAAATAGCCCCATAGGGCTATTTTTACGAAATACAATTTCCGAAGTACGTGCTCTCATACCTTGGAATACTTTCGCTTATGCATTAAACCTGAGTGTAACACGAGTCAATATGTAGCACAAGTAATCCAAAATCGTATGCAGCACGGAACCTTGTTTTATATATCGTTGTGCATCTCTCGCAAGATGTCTTTTGTCTGGTCGGTGACAGCCTTGTGAGACCGTCTGTTGTCCTGACGCACCCGAACATCCTTTTTAGCCTTTAGTCCGCCTAGTTCACTTTTCATTTTTTGATAGCTTGCATAGTGAGATGCGTCCAAAGTACCAGACCGTAGTGCCTGCAGCACGGCGCAACCAGCTTCATGAGTATGGCTGCAAGATGTGTATTTGCACTGACTTGCTAAAAGAACGATATCACTGAAGTTTTCATCAAGATCACCCTCATCGCCCCATAGTTGT
Encoded here:
- a CDS encoding amino acid--tRNA ligase-related protein, with translation MNSNYRGVEDSEAFSKVANKLRSFCLSKGFCEVHTQDRLSILAACEDPETVATYNYMGQVWPLPQTGQMWLEYELLTRPKLPGVFCVSTSYRNEQHPVPGRHKLIFPMFEFELKGTVKDLEDFETELLEYLGFGDRKSYYYKKYDELKKYYKVHELSHVHEGKMQKDFGPVVFCEEFPVYTSPFWNMKKKGAEHANKIDVILYGHETIGSAERSTNIREMSENFYSISDGKYAEKLFELFGKERVEKELHEFLGLEFFPRVGAGIGLTRLIDAVEKRETAAAAETADQTGASTVLVTV